From the Chitinophaga lutea genome, the window ACTGGCCAGCGAGGCATGGCCCAGCAACTCCTTCACGGCATTGATGTCGGCCCCGTTGTTGACCAGGTGCGTGGCAAAAGTATGCCTCAACACGTGGGGACTCTTCTTGGAAAGAGTCGTTACCTGTGCGAGAGCGGCCTGCACGGTACGGTATACATACCCTGCATTCACGGGCCTGCCGTCTTTTTTCACCAGCAGGTACGTCAGATCGGGGTTTTCCAGCTCTTTCCGCTTGCGTTCGATGTATGCCCTGATGGAAGCCGACAAATGGTTGCCGATGGGAATGATGCGCTCCTTATTGCCCTTGCCGAGCACTTTGATATGGCTGTTGTACAGACTGATCCCCTCCTGCTTCAGCCCGACCAGCTCCGCGCGGCGGATACCGGTCTGGTACAGGATATCGAGTATCAGCTGTTTGGTGGCGCCTTCGAAATCGTCGGTAAAGAGGGGTTTCCCGCCGGCCTCGTTCTGCTCCACCTGCTGCATGCCCTTCTCCTCCACGAACACCGGCAGGCGCTTGCGCAGCTTGGGGCTCACCACCTTGAACATGGGGCTTTGGGCCAGGGCGCCCTCGCGCACGGCAAACTTGAAAAACGACTTTAATGCGGATATTTTCCGGCGGATGGTGACCGCGGCGGCTGTGCCGGATTCGTCGCGGCTATGCAGCCCGGTGGCCAGCCACGACTGTACCTGGAAGGCATCTATTTCGGGCAGGGGCGTTTCGCCGTAGGTACCGCGGAGGTACTGGAAAAACTGGAAGAGGTCGAGCCGGTAACTGGTGACAGTATGCTGCGAATATCGCTTTTGCAGCAAGAGGTAAGATAAAAACTGTTCGGCCAGCGGGGGAAGCTCCATCATGGTGAATACAAAAAAATTGATGACTGTAAAGTTAGAGAAAACCTTACAATCATCAATCTATGTATTAAAATTAGATAGCTTCGTGATTATGCGTCAAACTTTCCGGTAGAGAGCTGTTGTTTGTAAACAGCTTTCAGCACCTGCGTACGGCGGCGGATGGAAGGTTTCGTAAATGACTGGCGCTCTCTGAGTTGCAGCAGGATTTTCGCTTTCTCAAATTTCTTTTTATACTTTTTCAGCGCTTTGTCAATGTTTTCGCAATCTTTAGAATCGATAATTAACATAATTCTCCTTTATAAATTTTTACGGACGGCAAAGATACGGAGTATTTTTCAACTTTCAAAGTTATTCACACGCAATTTTAATTGCCTAATTTCGGGGTCCAAAATTACGATTTTATGTTTACCGGAATAATAGAAACAATGGGCACTGTGGCCGCCGCAGTGCAGGATGGAGGAAACCTTGCAATTACCATACAATCGTCGCTGGCCCCGGAGCTGAAGGTAGACCAGAGCGTGTCGCACAACGGGGTCTGCCTCACGGTGACGGCGGTGGAGCCGGACCGGTACACTACCGTGGCCATCGCGGAAACGCTTGAAAAGTCGAATCTCGGCAGCATACAACCGGGCCATTCCATCAACCTGGAAAGGGCCATGATTTTCAACAGCCGCATAGACGGACACCTGGTACAGGGGCACGTAGATGGTACGGGCACCTGCGAATCGGTGCAGGAAGCGGACGGCAGCTGGCTGTACCGCATCCGGTTCGACCGGCAGTTCGCCCCGCTGATCGTGGAAAAAGGCTCCATCTGCCTCAACGGCATCAGCCTGACGGTATTCGACATTACCGACGACGCCTTTACCGTAGCCATCATCCCGTACACTCACCAGCACACCAATATCCGATACCTGCAGCCGGGCGGCACCGTCAACCTGGAATTCGACATTCTGGGCAAATACGTAGCCCGGCAGTTGAACCGCTAACCAATCTAAATATCAGGCACTTGAATTCATTAACGCAAACCCTGGGCATTCAATACCCGCTGATCATGGCTCCCATGTTCCTGGTGAGCAACGAGGCCATGATGAAAGCAGCCATCCGCTGCGGGATTGCAGGCACCTTCCCTTCGCTCAACTACCGCAACGAAGGCGAGCTGCCCGCCCTGCTCGACCGGCTCAATGAAGCCAAAGCGGCCGTACAGTACGGCACTTACGGCGTCAATCTCATCGTACAGAAAACGAACCCGCTCTATAAAAAACACCTGGACGCCTGTGTGGCGGCCAGGGTCCCCTTTTACATCACCTCCCTGGGCAACCCGCGCGAAGTGATCGACGCGGCGCACAGCTACGGCGCGAAAGTGATCTGCGACGTCACCAACCTGGAACATGCGGCCAAAGCGGTAGCGAACGGCGCCGACGGGCTGATTGCCGTGACGGCGGGCGCCGGCGGCCATGCAGGCCCCTACCCCATGCACGTGCTGGTGCCGGCCCTGAAAAAGGAATTCCCGCACATCCCGGTTGTAGCGGCGGGCGGCATCGCCACGGGCCAGCAAATGGCCAGCGCCCTCGTGCTGGGGGCAGACGCAGTGTCTATCGGCACGCGGTTCATCGCCAGCACGGAAGCGGGCGTGAGCGACGAATACAAACAGGCCATCATCAGCCACGGCATGGAAGACATCGTGCTGACCGAACGCCTCTCCGGCACTCCCTGCAACATCATCAACACGCCGGCGGCCCAGAAGCTGGGATACAAACAATCGTCCTGGGAAAAATGGCTGTCGCGCAACCCTCGCACGCGCAAGTATTTCAAAATGATGGTGCAGATGAAAGGCATGAAAAAACTCCAGCAGGCCATCAAACCGAACCACTACAACCAGCTGTGGAGCGCGGGGCAAAGCGTGGAGATGGTCAACGATATCACCAGCGTGGAAAACATCGTGCACCGCCTCATGGAGGAGTATCGTCAGAGCCTGAAAGTATTCGGATAACGGCATGGCAAATAAATGGCAGGTGCGGCTGGCGGTCAGCGCATTCTTTTTCCTGAACGGGCTATGTTTTGCCAGCTGGGCTTCCCGTATCCCGGCCATCCAGGCGTCGCTGCACCTCACCGAAGCAGCGCTGGGCGCGGTATTGTTCTGCATCCCGGTAGGCTCCCTGGCTTCCCTCCCGTTTTCGGGCTGGCTCATCACGCGCACCGGCAGCCGCCAGGTAATGATCGCGGCCTCCCTTCTTTACATCGCCGCCCTCAACGGCATCGGCATCGCACCCAACGCTTACGCGCTCGGGGCGGTATTGTTCTGCTTCGGGTTCATCGGCAACATGGGCAATATTTCCATCAATACGCAGGCGGTGGGCGTGGAAGGGCTTTTCGGCCAAACCATCATGTCGTCGTTCCACGCCACCTGGAGCATGGCGGGTTTCGCCGGGGCGCTCATCGGCACGCTGATGGCGAGCCTCCGCGTGCCGCCGGCCACACACTTCGCTTATGTGGGTCTGGCGGCCCTGCTTATCGTACTGGCGGCCTTTCGCTTCACCATGCGGCAGGAACGCCGGTACAACAACCAGCAACCGGTTTTCGTGAAGCCGGATAAATTCCTCATCCGCCTCGGCGTCATCGCTTTCTGCTGCATGATCTGCGAAGGCACCATGTACGAATGGAGCGGCGTGTATTTCGCGAAAGTGGTAAAAGCGGATCCGGGACTGGTGACCGTGGGTTATACGGCCTTCACGCTGGCTACCACCTCGGGCCGTTTCGTGGGCGACTGGCTGGCGCGGCGTTACGGCATTGCCGGTATGCTGCTGGCCAGTGGCATCCTCACCGCCGCCGGCCTTTTGCTGGCGGTACTGTTCCCCATGATAAGCACTTCTGCCGCGGGATTTTTCCTGGTCGGCCTGGGCGTTTCCACCGTTATCCCGCTGGTATACAGCGAGGCCGGCAAAAGCACCACCATGGCGCCGGGTATGGCGCTGGCCGCGGTGAGCTCCGTAGGTTTCCTGGGCTTTCTCACCGGCCCGCCGGTTATCGGGTTTATCGCACAGGCGGCGGGCCTGCGCGCTTCCTTCACCCTCATCGCCGCAATCGGGTTGATGATCACTTTTCTTGCAAAAAGAAAACCGGCGAAGGATACATTGTAACGTGCCCCGGAAAGATGCACTTGGCCACCACGGTCATCAGGAACGGTCGTGTTTTCCGCATCAGCCGCTCACCTTGGCTGCTGGTCAAATTAGATTTATCTTTGCAAAATGTCTGAATCACAAAACTACCAGGAAGGCGCCGTGCTGCTGATCAACAAGCCGTTAACCTGGACTTCCTTTGACGTTGTACGCAAAATCCGCAATACCACGAAAGCCAAAATAGGCCATGCCGGCACGCTCGACCCGCTGGCCACCGGGCTGCTCATCTGCTGCACGGGTAAAATGACCAAAAAGATCAACGAATACCAGGCGCAGGAAAAAGAATACACCGGCACTTTTACGCTGGGCGCCACCACCCCTACCTTCGACCTGGAGTCGGCCCCGGAAAACGAACAACCCGTGCCCGCACTCAGCAAAGAAGAACTGCAGGCCATTGCGGACCGCTTCACCGGCCCGCAGCAGCAACTGCCTCCCATCCACTCCGCCATCAAGCAGAACGGCAAACCCATTTATCACCTGGCCCGCAAAGGCGTGGAAGTAAAAGTGGAACCGCGCTCGATCGTGATCCATGCTTTCGAGATCACGGAAGTCAACCTCCCCGTGGTGCATTTCAGGGTGCAATGCAGCACCGGCACCTACATCCGTTCGCTGGCCAACGACTTCGGCGTGGCCGTGGGCTGCGGCGCGCACCTCAGCAGTTTGTGCCGCACGCGGATCGGCGCTTTCAGACTGGAAGATGCCATGGAAGTGACGGATTTTATTGAGGCGTATAAACAGGCGCATCCGAAGGAACAGGGCTAGCTGTCAACTGCTTTCCATCCTACAATCAGCATTTCATTTTCGACGGGAATTATACCGGAACGGGGAAACCGGTTCCTTGCAGTCCTGTTGCAACATTTCAACCCGGCCATTCACCGGAACGTATAGCTGTGTGTAAGCATGCCCACGTGATGTCCAATACGCCGGCGGAACCAGGCACACTGTTCCGGCAGCAAAATTTTCTTCAGCAAAATCATCAGAACGGATACCCGATCGCGATATTCCAGATCACATTTTCCCGGCGCCAGCGGCTGTCGCCCAGCGCCCACTCGTTGATGAACCAGCCGCTCTGGTTTTTGGTGGGGTATGGTTTTTTGAGCGGGATGCCCCAGTCGACCCGGATCACGAAATAACTGAAGTCGAGGCGGGCGCCGAGGCCGGTGCCGATCGCCAGTTGTTTATACAGGTTGCCGAACTGGAAATCGGCGCCGGGGCGCGACGTATCTTTCTTCAGCATCCAGATATTACCGAAATCAAGGAAGGTAGCTCCTTTGAGGTTGATCGTGCCGCCGAACAGACGCAGCAGGTCGAAGCGGTATTCCGCGTTTGCTTCCAGCTTCATATCGCCCGTCTGATCAGGGAAAATGGCCGCGACGGGCGACATGTCCACATACGACCCCGGCCCGAGCGTACGCAGCCGCCAGGCGCGGATGCTGTTGGGGCCGCCGGCGGTGAACTGGCGGATGTAGGGCAATACATCGCTCTGCCCGTAAGGAATACCGAGGCCGACATATGCACGCGTGGCCACCGACGATTTATTGTAAATCCAGTAATGGCGGTAATCCGCTTCTCCCCGCACGAACTGCGAGATCTTTACCCTGGCGAGGCTTTCCAGGTCGTTTTTGCCACTGGTGATGCCGCTGATGGCGCCGTTGATGCCTTTCAGCCACAGGCCGGATTCTTCGAAGGTGGCGCGGAAGAAGGAGTTTTTCCTTTTATGGAAAATATCGTTGTTCGAAAAAGTATAGGTCACCGCCTCGCCGCCGACGAACGCGGGTTCGAAGCTGCGGCGCAGGTACGGGTTGGGATCCACCACCGTGTCTTTGAAACCCTGGCTCAGCACCACCTGCACGTAGTTGAGGGTAAAGGGTTTGGCCGTCCACCGTTTGTAGATGGACTCGTTCCATTCGTAACCGAACGCGCCGTTTACCGTGCGGATATTAAACTTGTCGATCCTCGTCAGGTTGTTGAAACCGGCGGATATCCTCGTTTTGGCGGTGGAGCGGTTGTTTTGCCGCACGCGGAATGGGGTGACGAAGCGCGGCAAAATGAAATCCGCGTTCAGGCCGTATTCGGTGGCCTGCATGTTAAACTGGCCGCCCTGGTTGCGCACCACTTCCAGCCCGCCTTTCAGCGTGATGTGCAGTTCGTTGGCCGCCCGGTTCACGTTGAAATGCCGGTATCCCAGCGATACGCCGCTACCCACAAAATAATCGCTACTGGTGGTGAGGTCGATGTTGGCGCTCAGCTCCTGCTTCTTACGCGGGGTGAGCTGGATGAAGGCGTCGAGCTTCTGCACCGTGTCTTTGTTTTCCTTGAACTGTACTGTCACAAACTGCCAGAGGTTCAGCTCGTACAGGCGGTTCACCGTATTGTTGTACGCGGTGGTGGAATATTTTTCGTTGCTGCGCAGCTGCACGGCTCTCGACAATACCCGCGGACGGATGATGTTCTCGTGGTATTTCACGATGAGGTGCCGGCTTTGGGTGGTGTGGAAACCGGTGTCGTTCACATTGTCGTTCAGCGTGAAATCCGGGAACGCATAAATTTTATTGAGGTAAAACAGTTTAGTCAGGTCGCTGGCGGAATCTTCGGGCTGGCGGATCGACAGCTCCACGTCCATCGTGGGTTTCTGGTCGGCGCTCAGCACCGTGGGCATGCTTTCGAAAGGGTTCAGCGGGTCTACGAACAGCGATTTGTTCAGCGTGTCTACCGTAAAGATCACCAGGTCGCGGTTGAATTTGTAATACCCGGCGTCCCTGATCATGCGGGTGAGTCGCTCGCGCTCGTCGCGCAGGTTACCGGCTTTGTAGGCGTCGTTTACCTTGAGCAGCGAGAGGTTTTCGCCGGTCTTCACGATTTTGGCGATGGCCGTATCGGGAATGTCGTACGTGATTTTCCTGATCACGAAATTCTTGCCGGTGTTCACTTCGTAGGTCACGCTGGCCTTCTGGGCCTTGATATCGGTTTTAGGCTGCACCGTGGCATAGAAATAACCCTGGTTGTTGAGATACGATACCATGCGGGCGGCGGATTCTTTCGCTTTCGCGGAGTCGTAGATCACCGGCGCCTGGAGGTTTCTTTCGGCCAGCACCAGGTTCCAGAACCAGTTGCTTTTTTTGTCGTATGTTTTTTTATTGTACAGCCACACTTTCAGGCGGGTGCCGAGCACTTTCTGGTTGGGCTTCTGCAGCATGAGGGAGGTGGAAGACAGGTCGCTTTTCAGTTCGTTCTTTTCGGTGGAATTGAGTTTCCCTTTAATATCCACGCTGCTGGCGGTGAGCAGGCTCTGGTCTTTCTGGAGGTATTGGGTGTTGGAGCAGGCTTGCAGCAACAGGCACAGCAGCATCAGCAGCGCCGGTACCGGCAGATGGAGTGATGTTGCATATGTCGTTTTCTTCACTGGCAGTTTGAATTATCGGGTATTGACGCATCCCTCCTGTAAAGGGCCTGCTTGGCTGAATGCCGGATTTCCTGTAGGTTTGACCCCATGTTATCAAAGGCGCAAATTAAATATATTCAATCATTACAGCACAAAAAAAACAGGCAAAAATTCGGCCAGTTTGTGGCGGAGGGCGATAAGATCGTACAGGAACTGGCCGGCAGCGCCCAGACCGTAAAAGCCATTTACGCCACCGAAGCCTGGCTGGCCGCCCATTCCGTACCGGCCGGCATCACGGTGGAGGCTGTAGGGCCGGATGCGCTCAAACAAATGTCGTCGCTCTCCACGCCCAACCAGGCGCTGGCGCTGGCAGACATTCCCGCCCTGCCGCCGCTGCGGCTTGAAGGCACCGTATCCCTTGCGCTGGATACCGTGCAGGACCCGGGCAATGTGGGCACCATTATTCGTATAGCCGACTGGTTTGGCATCCGCCAGATCATCTGCACGCCGGAGTGCGCGGACGCCTTTAACGCCAAAACCATCCAGGCCACCATGGGCAGCTTCCTCCGGGTGGCCGTACACGTGCAGTCCCTTACGGACCTGCTGCGGACCAACAAACACATCTCCTCCTACGCCGCCACCCTGCACGGCGAAAACATCGTACATACCCCGGTCATCAAAGAAGGCATTATCCTGATCGGCAACGAATCGCGCGGGCTCAGCGAAGAAGTGCTGGCATTATGCAGCCACCGCATCACCATTCCCCGCCTCGGCCAGGCCGAATCCTTAAACGCCGCCGTGGCCACCGGTATTATCTGCGGCCGCCTGCTTATTTGAACTGGATGGCTTTAACGGGCAGGATGCGCTGCACCAGCAGGGAAGGTATCAGTAAAATGAGCACGCAGATGAGCAGCGTGCCGGCGTTGATGAGTATCACTTTCCACCATTGTATGGCTATCGGGGCTACCGACATGTAATAGGATTCTTCAGGGAGTTTGAAAAAACCGGTGTGCTGCTGCAGCAGCGCCAGGCCGATGCCCAACACGTTCCCGATCACGATGCCCGCCAGCACGATGTACCCCGCCTGGTACACGAATACGCCCTGTATGGCGCCGTTCCGCATCCCCAGCGCTTTCAGGATGCCCACCATGTTGGTGCGCTCCAGTATCAGGATGAGGATGGCCGTGATCATGTTGATCACCGCCACGATGGTCATGATCACCAGGATGATGATCTCGTTTTTGTTCTGCAACCCCAGCCAGTCGAAAATATTCGGGTACACCTCCTGCATGCTCCGCAGGTTCAGCTCGTCGGGCAGCACCTCGCCGATGCTGCTGCGGGCGCTGTCGATCATCCCGTAGTTGTGCAGGAACACTTCGTACCCGCCGATGTCGCCGGGCTCCCAGTCGTTCAGCCGGCGGATGAGACTGATGTCGCCCAGCAGGTACGCTTTGTCGTATTCTTCGATCCCGGTTTTGTAAATGCCGCAGATATTGAGTTTGCGGGCACGCGGAGGCAAGCCGTCGCCCCGCATGAAATATACCACCACCGCGTCGTTGAGGCGTAACTGTAAGAGTGCGGCGGTGTTGGCGGAAATGATGATGTCTGACGAATATCCGCTGTCCGTATACCGGACGGGGCGCCCTTCTTCAAGAAAGGAGAGTTTGCTGCCGGGGGCGATGCCCTTGAAGATCATGCCCTCGGTTTCCTTGTTATTTTTGACGATCACGCTTTTGGTGGCGAACTCGTACACGTCCTTCACCTGCGGGATAGCACGGATGCGGGCCTCCAGCGCACTGTCTGCCTCGAACGGGATCTGTTCCGCCAGCGGGCCGGCGTTCACCTGGTACTGGGTCACATGCATGTGGCCCCAGAAGCTGAAGATCTTGTCGGATATGACCTGCTGGAACCCGTTGATCAGCGCGGTGGCCATTATCATCACCGCCACACTGAAGGCCGTGGCGATCATGGCTATGTTGATGATGAACTTGGAAAAGGAAGAAAAACGGTTAAAAGCAATCCTTCCGGCAATAAACAGGGACACGCGCATACCGCAATTTATACAATTTAGAAATTCATTGTAAATTACAGCTATGAGCAGAGTAGCAAAAGCATGCTGTACCGTGATCGCGTTGTTTGGTTTTTTAACCCTGCGGGCGCAGGAAAATACCATCACCCCTGACCACATTTACCACCGCAACATCGCCACGGTGAAACTCAACCCGCCCGGCGAACCCCTCGGCATGCCCATTGTGCCGCTCAACGGCGGCGATGTGCTGGAGCTGACGTTCGACGATCTCCTGAATGAAGTGCGGACGTACTACTACACGCTGGTGCTTTGCGACGCCGACTGGAAACCCGCACAGCTCAATCCCATCGAGTACCTGCGGGGATTCACCGAAAACCAGATCCGGACCTACCGCTTCTCCAGCATCGCCCTGCAGAAGTACGTGCATTATACGCTGCAGATCCCCAACGCCAACTGCATGCCCACCAAAGCAGGCAATTACCTGCTGAAAGTGTACCTCGACAGTGATACCTCCAAACTCGCTTTCACCCGCCGGCTGATGGTATTCAACAACCGCGCCGGCGTAACCGGGTATATTTCGCAGCCCACCAACCCGAAGCTGTTCAGGAACTCACAAAAACTCAACATCGCCGTCAACGTCAAAGGCCTCAACATACAGAACCCGTTCAACCAGGTGAAGGTGGTGATACAGCAGAACTTCCGCTGGGACAATGCCATCACCGGCCTCAAGCCCATGTTCATCAAAGGGGACGTGATCGAATACAATGCGGAACAGGACTGTATTTTCCCCGCCATGAAAGAATGGCGATGGGCTGATCTGCGCAGCTTCCGCCTGCAAACCGAAAGGGTGCAGAAAACCGACTACCGCAAAACCGGTACGGAAGTAACGCTCATGCCCGACTTCGCGCGCGACAACGTGGTATACCAATACCTGAAAGATATCAACGGGATGTTTTACCCCGGCACCATAGAAGATTATGATCCCAATTTCGAAGGCGACTACGCACGGGTGAATTTCACCTTCCCCGCCAAGGAACCGTATGCCGGGTATGATATGTACATATTCGGGGAACTGACCAACTACGAGCTCAACACGCTCAACAAAATGACCTACAACGGCCCCCGGCAGGCTTACGAGGGCGCGTTATATCTTAAACAGGGCTACTACAATTACGTCTATGGCCTGCTCGACAGAACGAACAACAAGTTCAGCACGGAATACACCGAAGGCAACTGGTGGGAAACCGAAAATGCCTACACCGTGCTCGTGTATTACCGCGGCCTCGGCGGGCGGTACGACGAACTGGTGGGCCAGCTGCGCCTCAATTCCCTTTTGAACCGGTCAAGGTAAAAGCGGGTCCGTCTGGTACACAGACTGCCGCAGCTTCACGATGTTGGCCGCGCCACGTTTGATGATGATGCGCGTGCCGCGGTCGTATGTAAAATAGCGGTAGAACCAGTTGATGAATACCACAAGTTTATTGCGGAACCCCAGCAGGTTGAGCAGGTGCACCACCATCCAGGCCACCCATGCCAGGTAGCCGCTGAGGCGGATGCCCGCAAACTCGGCCACGGCGCGGTTACGGCCGATAGTGGCCATGCTGCCGAGGTCGGCGTATCTGAACGGTTTCATGGCGCGGCCGCGGAGCGATGCGGTGATGTTTTTACCGAGCTGTTTGCCCTGCTGCATCGCCACCTGCGCCACCATCGGGTAACCTTTCGGGAAACGGTCGTCGTTGACCATCATCGCAATATCACCGATCGCGTAAATGTTTTTGCTTCCTTTCACGAGGTTGAACTCATCCACGTTCACACGCCCGTTGGGCAACACTTCCGCTTCCGGCAAACCGGCTATGGGCATACCTTTCACGCCGGCAGACCATAAGAGCGACTGCGTTTCGATCGTTTCGCCGTTGCTCAGCAACAGGTTGTGGCCGTCATAATCTTTCACAGCCACGTTCGTCATCACTTTCACGCCGATATGTTCCAGGCTGGCGAATGTTTTTTTACTGCTGGCTTCCGTCATACCTGCCAGCACGCGCGGGCCGGCTTCGATGAGATAGATGTTCATCAGGTGCAGCGGCAGCTCCGGGTAATCTTTCGGCAATATGTATTTGCGCAGTTCCGCGAAAGCGCCTGCCAGCTCAACGCCGGTAGGGCCGCCGCCCACCATCACGAAGTTCAGTTTGGGCCTGATCTCCTTTTCGCTGCTCAGCAGCAGCGATTCCTCGAATTGTTTCAGCACGTAGTTCCGGATCTGCACCGCTTCGATGAGCGACTTCATGCCGATCGCGTTTTCTTCGATGAGTTTATTGCCGAAAAAGTTCGTATTGCTGCCCGTGGCGATCACGAGGTAGTTGTATCTGATGTCGCCGATGTTGGTGACGAGCACATTATCGGCCGCATTCACGCTTTTCACCTCTCCCATCCGGAAATGGAAGTTTTTCTGGCGTTTGAAGATGCCGCGGAGGGGAAAAGCGATGCTGTCGGGTTCAAGGCCTGCCGTAGCTACCTGGTACAACAGGGGTTGAAAAAGATGATAGTTATTCCTGTCGAGCAACACTACCTGC encodes:
- a CDS encoding riboflavin synthase, which encodes MFTGIIETMGTVAAAVQDGGNLAITIQSSLAPELKVDQSVSHNGVCLTVTAVEPDRYTTVAIAETLEKSNLGSIQPGHSINLERAMIFNSRIDGHLVQGHVDGTGTCESVQEADGSWLYRIRFDRQFAPLIVEKGSICLNGISLTVFDITDDAFTVAIIPYTHQHTNIRYLQPGGTVNLEFDILGKYVARQLNR
- a CDS encoding MFS transporter, with protein sequence MANKWQVRLAVSAFFFLNGLCFASWASRIPAIQASLHLTEAALGAVLFCIPVGSLASLPFSGWLITRTGSRQVMIAASLLYIAALNGIGIAPNAYALGAVLFCFGFIGNMGNISINTQAVGVEGLFGQTIMSSFHATWSMAGFAGALIGTLMASLRVPPATHFAYVGLAALLIVLAAFRFTMRQERRYNNQQPVFVKPDKFLIRLGVIAFCCMICEGTMYEWSGVYFAKVVKADPGLVTVGYTAFTLATTSGRFVGDWLARRYGIAGMLLASGILTAAGLLLAVLFPMISTSAAGFFLVGLGVSTVIPLVYSEAGKSTTMAPGMALAAVSSVGFLGFLTGPPVIGFIAQAAGLRASFTLIAAIGLMITFLAKRKPAKDTL
- the truB gene encoding tRNA pseudouridine(55) synthase TruB; its protein translation is MSESQNYQEGAVLLINKPLTWTSFDVVRKIRNTTKAKIGHAGTLDPLATGLLICCTGKMTKKINEYQAQEKEYTGTFTLGATTPTFDLESAPENEQPVPALSKEELQAIADRFTGPQQQLPPIHSAIKQNGKPIYHLARKGVEVKVEPRSIVIHAFEITEVNLPVVHFRVQCSTGTYIRSLANDFGVAVGCGAHLSSLCRTRIGAFRLEDAMEVTDFIEAYKQAHPKEQG
- a CDS encoding NAD(P)H-dependent flavin oxidoreductase, whose protein sequence is MNSLTQTLGIQYPLIMAPMFLVSNEAMMKAAIRCGIAGTFPSLNYRNEGELPALLDRLNEAKAAVQYGTYGVNLIVQKTNPLYKKHLDACVAARVPFYITSLGNPREVIDAAHSYGAKVICDVTNLEHAAKAVANGADGLIAVTAGAGGHAGPYPMHVLVPALKKEFPHIPVVAAGGIATGQQMASALVLGADAVSIGTRFIASTEAGVSDEYKQAIISHGMEDIVLTERLSGTPCNIINTPAAQKLGYKQSSWEKWLSRNPRTRKYFKMMVQMKGMKKLQQAIKPNHYNQLWSAGQSVEMVNDITSVENIVHRLMEEYRQSLKVFG
- the tamL gene encoding translocation and assembly module lipoprotein TamL — encoded protein: MKKTTYATSLHLPVPALLMLLCLLLQACSNTQYLQKDQSLLTASSVDIKGKLNSTEKNELKSDLSSTSLMLQKPNQKVLGTRLKVWLYNKKTYDKKSNWFWNLVLAERNLQAPVIYDSAKAKESAARMVSYLNNQGYFYATVQPKTDIKAQKASVTYEVNTGKNFVIRKITYDIPDTAIAKIVKTGENLSLLKVNDAYKAGNLRDERERLTRMIRDAGYYKFNRDLVIFTVDTLNKSLFVDPLNPFESMPTVLSADQKPTMDVELSIRQPEDSASDLTKLFYLNKIYAFPDFTLNDNVNDTGFHTTQSRHLIVKYHENIIRPRVLSRAVQLRSNEKYSTTAYNNTVNRLYELNLWQFVTVQFKENKDTVQKLDAFIQLTPRKKQELSANIDLTTSSDYFVGSGVSLGYRHFNVNRAANELHITLKGGLEVVRNQGGQFNMQATEYGLNADFILPRFVTPFRVRQNNRSTAKTRISAGFNNLTRIDKFNIRTVNGAFGYEWNESIYKRWTAKPFTLNYVQVVLSQGFKDTVVDPNPYLRRSFEPAFVGGEAVTYTFSNNDIFHKRKNSFFRATFEESGLWLKGINGAISGITSGKNDLESLARVKISQFVRGEADYRHYWIYNKSSVATRAYVGLGIPYGQSDVLPYIRQFTAGGPNSIRAWRLRTLGPGSYVDMSPVAAIFPDQTGDMKLEANAEYRFDLLRLFGGTINLKGATFLDFGNIWMLKKDTSRPGADFQFGNLYKQLAIGTGLGARLDFSYFVIRVDWGIPLKKPYPTKNQSGWFINEWALGDSRWRRENVIWNIAIGYPF
- a CDS encoding ABC transporter permease, yielding MRVSLFIAGRIAFNRFSSFSKFIINIAMIATAFSVAVMIMATALINGFQQVISDKIFSFWGHMHVTQYQVNAGPLAEQIPFEADSALEARIRAIPQVKDVYEFATKSVIVKNNKETEGMIFKGIAPGSKLSFLEEGRPVRYTDSGYSSDIIISANTAALLQLRLNDAVVVYFMRGDGLPPRARKLNICGIYKTGIEEYDKAYLLGDISLIRRLNDWEPGDIGGYEVFLHNYGMIDSARSSIGEVLPDELNLRSMQEVYPNIFDWLGLQNKNEIIILVIMTIVAVINMITAILILILERTNMVGILKALGMRNGAIQGVFVYQAGYIVLAGIVIGNVLGIGLALLQQHTGFFKLPEESYYMSVAPIAIQWWKVILINAGTLLICVLILLIPSLLVQRILPVKAIQFK
- the rpsU gene encoding 30S ribosomal protein S21, with the translated sequence MLIIDSKDCENIDKALKKYKKKFEKAKILLQLRERQSFTKPSIRRRTQVLKAVYKQQLSTGKFDA
- a CDS encoding type IX secretion system plug protein, which codes for MSRVAKACCTVIALFGFLTLRAQENTITPDHIYHRNIATVKLNPPGEPLGMPIVPLNGGDVLELTFDDLLNEVRTYYYTLVLCDADWKPAQLNPIEYLRGFTENQIRTYRFSSIALQKYVHYTLQIPNANCMPTKAGNYLLKVYLDSDTSKLAFTRRLMVFNNRAGVTGYISQPTNPKLFRNSQKLNIAVNVKGLNIQNPFNQVKVVIQQNFRWDNAITGLKPMFIKGDVIEYNAEQDCIFPAMKEWRWADLRSFRLQTERVQKTDYRKTGTEVTLMPDFARDNVVYQYLKDINGMFYPGTIEDYDPNFEGDYARVNFTFPAKEPYAGYDMYIFGELTNYELNTLNKMTYNGPRQAYEGALYLKQGYYNYVYGLLDRTNNKFSTEYTEGNWWETENAYTVLVYYRGLGGRYDELVGQLRLNSLLNRSR
- a CDS encoding TrmH family RNA methyltransferase, producing MLSKAQIKYIQSLQHKKNRQKFGQFVAEGDKIVQELAGSAQTVKAIYATEAWLAAHSVPAGITVEAVGPDALKQMSSLSTPNQALALADIPALPPLRLEGTVSLALDTVQDPGNVGTIIRIADWFGIRQIICTPECADAFNAKTIQATMGSFLRVAVHVQSLTDLLRTNKHISSYAATLHGENIVHTPVIKEGIILIGNESRGLSEEVLALCSHRITIPRLGQAESLNAAVATGIICGRLLI
- a CDS encoding tyrosine-type recombinase/integrase — encoded protein: MMELPPLAEQFLSYLLLQKRYSQHTVTSYRLDLFQFFQYLRGTYGETPLPEIDAFQVQSWLATGLHSRDESGTAAAVTIRRKISALKSFFKFAVREGALAQSPMFKVVSPKLRKRLPVFVEEKGMQQVEQNEAGGKPLFTDDFEGATKQLILDILYQTGIRRAELVGLKQEGISLYNSHIKVLGKGNKERIIPIGNHLSASIRAYIERKRKELENPDLTYLLVKKDGRPVNAGYVYRTVQAALAQVTTLSKKSPHVLRHTFATHLVNNGADINAVKELLGHASLASTQVYTHNTIEKLKKVYQQAHPKA